The proteins below come from a single Stutzerimonas stutzeri RCH2 genomic window:
- a CDS encoding AraC family transcriptional regulator, with translation MDRLLSDKSRIFEHADPHAVSDYVNQHVGSHCIRLPRTGSPQASLSHCKFGKLDLCQISYGGSVHVTSPALETIFHLQLLQRGHCLWRGRGQEHYFTPGELLLINPDDPVDLTYSDDCEKLIVKLPASFLEKACGENQWQAPADGIRFSANRHALKDLDGFDSLVSLICREAGSEQSIPQIQEQYSRIIASKLLFSLASNIRRDPFGDSCPSFGRLTDYIDEHLKKDISVEQLATLANMSLRSLYLLFERKVGTTPKSYIRQRKLEQIHGRLSDPSAKVRNITEIAMDYGFMHLGRFSESYKSTFGELPSDTLRRHH, from the coding sequence ATGGACAGACTGCTGAGCGATAAAAGCAGGATCTTCGAGCATGCCGACCCGCATGCCGTCTCGGACTACGTCAATCAGCACGTGGGGTCGCACTGCATTCGTCTGCCGCGCACGGGCAGCCCGCAGGCGAGTCTGAGCCACTGCAAGTTCGGCAAACTCGACCTCTGCCAGATCAGCTATGGCGGCAGTGTCCATGTCACTTCGCCGGCGCTGGAAACCATCTTTCACCTGCAGCTGTTGCAGCGCGGCCACTGCCTGTGGCGCGGGCGAGGCCAGGAGCACTATTTCACTCCCGGCGAACTGTTGCTGATCAACCCCGACGACCCGGTCGACCTGACTTATTCGGATGATTGCGAAAAGCTCATCGTCAAGTTGCCGGCATCCTTTCTGGAAAAAGCCTGCGGCGAAAACCAATGGCAGGCACCTGCCGACGGCATTCGCTTCAGTGCCAATCGCCATGCACTCAAGGATCTGGATGGCTTCGACAGCCTGGTCAGCCTGATTTGCCGCGAGGCTGGCTCCGAGCAGAGCATCCCGCAAATCCAGGAGCAGTACAGTCGGATCATCGCCAGCAAGCTGCTTTTCAGCCTGGCCAGCAATATCCGACGCGATCCTTTCGGCGACAGCTGCCCTTCGTTCGGGCGGTTGACCGACTACATCGATGAGCATCTGAAAAAAGACATCTCGGTTGAGCAGCTGGCCACACTGGCTAACATGAGCCTGCGCTCGCTTTACCTGCTGTTCGAACGCAAGGTTGGCACCACGCCCAAATCGTATATCCGTCAGCGCAAGCTGGAGCAGATCCACGGTCGACTGAGCGACCCGTCGGCGAAGGTGCGCAACATCACCGAGATCGCCATGGACTACGGCTTCATGCACCTCGGCCGTTTCTCGGAAAGCTACAAGAGCACCTTCGGCGAGCTGCCTTCGGACACGCTGCGCCGCCATCACTGA
- a CDS encoding HD domain-containing phosphohydrolase, producing the protein MLSDEIRHSTVVVIDDITASLRLLESSVRAIGVQRIMAFSDSAAGLAWLQQNDWDLLLLDVDMPAPNGFDILRSLSGREHNRMVVMVSALSDRESRCSSLKLGANDFISKPLDLPELLLRVRNQLQLSWASKQLKIERETLERKVCERTEQLNASYQSVICSLSRAAQYKDDETGQHIIRIGESAALIAAALGQPAEWVERIRLAAPMHDVGKIGIPDHILLKPGTLTDLERKIMQRHTQIGHAILRDGEESPLLEMAAEIALYHHERWDGTGYPHGLKGEEIPLAARVVALCDVYDALRSPRPYKESWSKERAQAYICEQAGLYFDPALVDVLNGMFQQIEDMQDSLADPLAQTASVGAEQEYSESVVDALSPRRRARS; encoded by the coding sequence GTGTTGTCTGATGAGATTCGCCACTCCACAGTAGTCGTCATCGATGACATCACTGCCAGCCTGCGTCTGCTTGAGTCCAGCGTTCGCGCAATCGGCGTGCAACGGATAATGGCTTTCAGCGACTCTGCTGCCGGGCTTGCTTGGTTGCAGCAGAACGATTGGGATCTGCTGTTGCTCGATGTGGACATGCCGGCGCCCAACGGCTTCGACATTCTCCGCAGCCTTTCCGGGCGCGAACACAACCGCATGGTGGTCATGGTCAGCGCGCTCAGTGACAGGGAAAGTCGTTGCTCCAGCCTCAAGCTGGGTGCCAATGATTTCATCAGCAAGCCGCTGGACCTGCCGGAGCTGCTGCTGCGAGTGCGCAACCAGTTGCAGCTGAGCTGGGCCAGCAAGCAGCTGAAGATCGAACGGGAGACATTGGAGCGCAAGGTTTGCGAACGTACCGAGCAGCTGAACGCGAGCTACCAGTCGGTCATCTGCAGTCTGTCGCGTGCCGCGCAATACAAGGATGACGAGACAGGTCAGCACATTATCCGTATTGGTGAGTCGGCAGCGTTGATTGCGGCGGCGCTCGGTCAGCCTGCTGAGTGGGTGGAGCGCATACGCCTGGCTGCTCCGATGCATGACGTCGGCAAGATCGGCATTCCTGATCACATTCTGCTCAAGCCCGGCACGCTTACCGACCTGGAGCGCAAGATCATGCAGCGGCACACCCAGATCGGCCACGCGATCCTGCGTGACGGAGAAGAGTCTCCGTTGCTGGAAATGGCTGCCGAGATTGCCTTGTATCACCATGAGCGCTGGGACGGCACTGGCTATCCGCACGGACTTAAGGGCGAAGAGATTCCTCTGGCGGCGCGGGTGGTGGCGCTGTGTGACGTGTACGACGCGCTGCGCTCCCCGCGGCCTTACAAGGAGTCCTGGTCGAAGGAGAGGGCGCAGGCCTATATCTGTGAGCAGGCGGGTTTGTACTTCGACCCGGCGCTGGTCGACGTGCTGAACGGCATGTTCCAACAGATCGAGGACATGCAGGACAGCCTGGCGGACCCGCTGGCTCAGACGGCATCGGTGGGTGCCGAGCAGGAGTACTCAGAATCAGTTGTCGATGCGTTATCTCCGCGTCGGCGTGCTCGATCCTGA
- a CDS encoding ATP-binding protein — translation MRSKTFLGLRKWIWRAFVQSALIPLVLVEMVLIAVYLLSNNAIRDTQIEYLRQSAVEDLEASANQEARVVVEQLTQVRALTETYRNLTTRALLDESTPVLPQLALSDNGVRYTPVDDGGAAVFYANSTAAEQQDLQKVAKLSVLEPLMKEMELNNPLVASLYFNSWDSLNHIYPWFLTPDQYPHDMVIPNYNFYYLADATHNPERKVVWTDVYVDPAGHGWMMSAIAPVYRGDFLEGVVGIDITVGGILEQIGRLQVPWNGYAMLVGAGLNILAMPEPGEADFGLDELTEHSYDDAVRREIFKPDDFRLDKNPQTVALAKAIDAKPSGVESVVLNGRAHLVAWSVIEPTGWRLLTVVDEEDVFSRTNALASRYQQIGYLLIGGLVLFYLAFFAYMWTRARRLSQQLLAPISGISQMMDQIGQGNWLPARVSSDIRELDQMAGHASLVGMQLENSEAQRLRTHERLELVLESATESLWEINYQTGMTRLRGRFCQRFGLSSDVIALEDFFLRVHPDDVERVRQAHVHMANGTDDSYSGEFRFAGRDGEYHWLLSRGRVLERDPVSRKATLVAGTHVDIDGLKRIEAELRQTILDAQVANQAKSRFISSMSHELRTPLNAIQGFAQLMRMKQDVRPDGNADFLDEILRASRHLNQLVGDILDWSGTQLQSTSVELQMVNVSKLMQESAELVRAEVAERGLQLNVDLPESTLQVRADPRRLRQVLLNLLSNAIKYNKPAGQVTLSYQVAAGYIRLLVEDTGLGIASDQQNRVFEPFQRLGRENTMIQGTGIGLALCQELAALMRGRMGLHSEPGIGSSFWIELPLLGSEAPLEAVMRQGLPRVFYVEDNPASQFLVRTALADIALVEVASNGVSALQQILAAPPDLVLLDLKLPEMNGEELLSRLRRDVRCQGVPVVVLSAVTGAEALRAASLDCQGLLRKPLDMQELRGLIEALLAEVAQGVV, via the coding sequence ATGCGGTCGAAAACCTTTCTCGGGCTGCGTAAATGGATCTGGCGCGCGTTCGTCCAGAGTGCGCTGATTCCACTGGTTCTAGTGGAGATGGTGCTCATCGCGGTGTATCTGCTGAGTAACAACGCGATTCGCGATACGCAGATCGAGTACCTGAGGCAAAGCGCCGTCGAGGATCTGGAGGCTTCCGCTAATCAGGAAGCCCGCGTCGTCGTCGAGCAGCTTACGCAGGTGCGTGCACTGACCGAGACCTACCGCAATCTCACTACCCGCGCGTTGCTCGACGAGAGCACGCCAGTGCTGCCGCAGCTTGCACTCAGCGACAACGGTGTGCGCTATACGCCAGTAGATGACGGAGGCGCCGCGGTTTTCTATGCGAACTCCACGGCGGCCGAGCAGCAGGACCTACAGAAGGTCGCGAAGCTGTCGGTTCTGGAGCCGCTGATGAAGGAGATGGAGCTTAATAATCCGCTCGTGGCGAGTCTGTACTTCAACAGTTGGGACAGCCTTAACCACATCTACCCCTGGTTTCTGACGCCGGACCAGTATCCGCATGACATGGTGATCCCCAACTACAACTTCTATTACCTGGCCGATGCTACGCATAACCCCGAGCGTAAGGTGGTGTGGACCGACGTCTACGTCGATCCGGCCGGGCACGGCTGGATGATGTCGGCGATCGCACCGGTATACCGTGGCGACTTCCTCGAAGGTGTGGTCGGGATCGATATCACGGTCGGCGGTATTCTCGAGCAGATTGGCCGGTTGCAGGTGCCATGGAATGGCTATGCGATGCTGGTGGGGGCTGGTCTGAATATTCTTGCGATGCCCGAACCCGGTGAAGCCGATTTCGGGCTGGACGAGCTGACCGAGCACTCCTACGACGATGCTGTGCGTCGCGAGATCTTCAAGCCGGACGACTTCAGGCTGGACAAGAATCCGCAGACGGTGGCGCTGGCGAAGGCCATCGATGCAAAGCCCAGTGGTGTCGAATCGGTCGTGCTCAACGGGCGTGCCCACCTTGTGGCATGGTCGGTCATCGAGCCTACCGGTTGGCGCCTGCTGACTGTCGTCGATGAGGAAGACGTGTTCAGCCGGACCAATGCGCTGGCCAGCCGCTACCAGCAGATCGGTTATCTGTTGATCGGTGGTCTCGTGCTGTTCTACCTGGCCTTTTTTGCGTACATGTGGACGCGCGCGCGCAGGCTCAGCCAGCAACTCCTGGCCCCGATTTCCGGCATTTCGCAGATGATGGATCAGATCGGGCAGGGCAACTGGCTGCCTGCCAGGGTGTCCTCCGACATACGCGAACTCGACCAGATGGCCGGGCACGCGTCGCTGGTCGGCATGCAGCTGGAAAACAGCGAAGCGCAGCGCCTGCGTACCCATGAGCGTCTTGAATTGGTTCTGGAGAGTGCCACCGAAAGCCTCTGGGAAATCAATTACCAGACCGGCATGACCCGGCTTCGCGGGCGTTTCTGTCAGCGCTTCGGCCTTTCCAGCGATGTCATCGCGCTCGAGGACTTTTTCCTGCGGGTGCATCCGGACGACGTCGAGCGAGTTCGCCAGGCTCACGTGCATATGGCCAATGGCACGGATGACAGCTATTCGGGCGAATTCCGTTTCGCCGGCCGCGACGGCGAGTATCACTGGCTGCTGAGCCGCGGCAGGGTGCTGGAGCGCGACCCGGTCAGTCGGAAGGCAACATTGGTCGCCGGTACGCATGTCGACATCGATGGGCTCAAGCGTATCGAGGCGGAATTGCGGCAGACGATCCTGGATGCTCAGGTGGCCAACCAGGCGAAGTCTCGCTTCATCTCCAGCATGAGCCACGAATTGCGTACACCTCTGAATGCGATCCAGGGGTTCGCCCAGCTCATGCGCATGAAGCAGGACGTGCGGCCCGATGGCAACGCCGACTTCCTCGATGAGATTCTCAGGGCCAGCCGTCATCTCAATCAGCTGGTTGGCGACATCCTCGACTGGTCAGGCACGCAGTTGCAGTCGACCTCTGTAGAGCTGCAGATGGTCAACGTCAGCAAGCTGATGCAGGAAAGCGCCGAGCTGGTGCGGGCGGAAGTGGCCGAGCGCGGGCTGCAGCTGAACGTCGATCTGCCCGAAAGCACATTGCAGGTTCGCGCCGACCCGCGGCGGCTGCGGCAGGTCCTGCTCAACCTGCTATCCAATGCGATCAAGTACAACAAGCCGGCTGGCCAGGTGACGCTCAGCTATCAGGTGGCGGCGGGTTATATCCGATTGCTGGTGGAGGACACCGGGTTGGGGATCGCAAGCGATCAGCAGAACCGGGTATTCGAGCCGTTCCAGCGCCTCGGCCGCGAGAACACCATGATCCAGGGAACCGGTATCGGCCTGGCGCTCTGTCAGGAGCTGGCAGCGCTTATGCGGGGTCGCATGGGCTTGCACAGCGAACCGGGTATTGGCAGCAGCTTCTGGATCGAGCTACCGCTGCTTGGGAGCGAAGCGCCGCTTGAGGCAGTGATGCGCCAGGGATTACCCCGGGTCTTTTACGTCGAGGACAATCCTGCCAGCCAGTTTCTGGTGCGCACCGCGCTTGCGGACATTGCGCTCGTCGAGGTGGCGAGCAATGGCGTCAGCGCGCTGCAGCAGATACTCGCCGCGCCGCCTGATCTGGTGCTGCTCGATCTCAAATTACCGGAAATGAATGGTGAGGAGCTGTTGAGTCGCTTGCGCCGTGATGTGCGCTGCCAGGGCGTGCCCGTCGTGGTGCTGAGCGCCGTCACTGGCGCCGAAGCCTTGCGAGCGGCAAGCCTGGACTGCCAGGGGCTATTGCGCAAACCGCTGGATATGCAGGAGCTGCGCGGGCTGATCGAGGCGCTGTTGGCGGAGGTGGCTCAAGGTGTTGTCTGA
- a CDS encoding MinD/ParA family protein, whose protein sequence is MNPVQVIAVTGGRGGCGKTNVSVNLALGLAALGRRVMILDADLALANAHVLLGLASKQTVADVLRGTCSAEQAMLSFKGNVRLLPGTCGDLSMAHLTATQQAGLIHAVSDIRDTPDVLIIDTASGISDSTMNFIRASRQVLVVITDEPASFNGAYNLIKLLNRNYGINHFHVLANMTRTPHEGRALFSRMVQITDRFLSVVLDYLGDVPFDESVRTAAHKRRAVFEAYPKSKCAVAYQKLAKKVDEWPLPVYPRAHLEFFGDNLLNPALERLAS, encoded by the coding sequence GTGAACCCTGTACAGGTTATCGCTGTTACTGGAGGTAGAGGGGGCTGCGGCAAGACGAACGTTAGCGTGAATCTTGCGCTCGGCCTGGCAGCCCTCGGACGCCGGGTCATGATTTTGGACGCAGACCTGGCGCTGGCCAATGCCCATGTCCTGCTTGGGCTAGCCAGCAAACAGACCGTTGCCGACGTGCTCCGTGGCACCTGCTCTGCGGAACAGGCGATGCTGAGCTTCAAGGGAAATGTCCGGCTTCTGCCAGGGACATGCGGCGACCTGTCGATGGCGCATCTGACCGCCACCCAGCAAGCAGGCCTGATTCATGCAGTCAGCGATATTCGTGACACGCCCGATGTTCTGATCATCGACACGGCGTCGGGGATTTCCGACTCGACGATGAATTTCATTCGTGCCTCGCGCCAGGTGCTGGTGGTGATCACCGACGAGCCGGCATCTTTCAATGGTGCCTACAACCTCATCAAATTGCTCAACCGCAATTACGGCATCAATCACTTCCATGTGCTGGCGAACATGACTCGCACGCCCCATGAAGGTCGCGCGCTGTTCTCCAGAATGGTCCAGATCACCGATCGCTTCCTGAGCGTCGTACTGGATTATCTCGGCGACGTGCCATTCGACGAAAGCGTTCGCACTGCAGCGCACAAGCGCCGTGCGGTATTCGAAGCCTATCCGAAGTCGAAATGCGCTGTGGCTTATCAGAAGCTGGCGAAGAAGGTCGATGAATGGCCGTTGCCGGTCTATCCCCGCGCGCATCTGGAGTTTTTCGGAGACAACCTGCTCAACCCCGCGCTGGAGCGCCTGGCGTCCTGA
- a CDS encoding Hpt domain-containing protein produces MMARDIEELANFAHRIRGAVGLIGAQDVVESCQALEGVCIEQLSFDGVRREAESLLYALRKLDAALQELQLGAG; encoded by the coding sequence ATGATGGCGCGCGACATCGAAGAGTTGGCCAATTTCGCCCACCGGATCAGGGGAGCGGTTGGTCTGATTGGCGCACAGGATGTGGTCGAGAGTTGCCAAGCGCTGGAAGGTGTCTGTATTGAACAGCTGTCCTTCGATGGCGTACGCCGCGAGGCGGAGTCACTGCTGTACGCATTACGAAAGCTGGACGCCGCTCTCCAGGAACTGCAGCTCGGCGCTGGTTGA
- a CDS encoding response regulator produces MVANLYAADGSSGDESAKPLQLRLLVVDDYPPGLMLLQQQFSFLGYRVVGASDGEAALAQWFAGDVDVVITDSRMPVMDGCALTEAIRQAERAKSAQPCLIIGFTANAVAEERERCLAAGMDECFFKPMDLVDIDHYIKVHMQGVSSDVQSVPSGELDSQALRERLRRLPAADPKAMQLLVSTLYRYPGRYSQA; encoded by the coding sequence ATGGTTGCCAACCTTTACGCAGCGGATGGGTCGTCCGGTGATGAATCCGCGAAGCCGCTGCAACTGAGATTACTCGTTGTCGATGACTATCCACCTGGGTTGATGCTGCTTCAGCAGCAGTTCAGCTTTCTTGGCTATCGGGTCGTTGGCGCATCTGATGGTGAAGCAGCTCTTGCCCAATGGTTTGCCGGCGACGTTGACGTTGTGATCACCGACTCTCGAATGCCGGTGATGGATGGTTGTGCCTTGACCGAGGCCATCCGCCAAGCGGAACGAGCGAAGTCGGCGCAGCCGTGCCTGATTATTGGGTTCACCGCAAACGCCGTTGCGGAGGAGCGTGAGCGATGCCTGGCGGCCGGGATGGATGAGTGCTTTTTCAAGCCAATGGATCTGGTCGACATCGACCACTATATAAAGGTGCATATGCAGGGCGTGTCGTCCGATGTGCAGAGCGTTCCAAGCGGCGAACTTGACTCGCAAGCGCTGCGGGAACGACTGAGGCGTTTGCCCGCGGCGGATCCGAAGGCGATGCAGCTGCTGGTCAGTACCTTGTATCGCTACCCAGGCAGATATTCGCAAGCTTGA
- a CDS encoding response regulator transcription factor, with protein MKTVLIVDDHPFICLAVRMLLERDGYSVVGEADNGVDAIQQAKVLQPDLVIVDIGIPKLDGLSVIMRLRLLNDALKVLVLSSQPAGLFSTRCRQAGAAGYVCKSGDLGELSSAIQAIKSGYDYFPSLTASSVSHRDASGSEVERLNSLSDREITVLRLLALGHSNKQIGEDLALSNKTISCYKTRIMEKLRVRTLVDLAEIAKRNSFT; from the coding sequence ATGAAAACAGTCCTGATCGTTGACGATCATCCATTCATCTGTCTGGCAGTGCGCATGCTGCTCGAGCGTGATGGTTATAGCGTAGTCGGGGAGGCCGACAACGGCGTCGATGCCATACAGCAGGCCAAGGTACTTCAGCCTGACCTGGTCATTGTCGATATCGGCATCCCGAAGCTGGACGGTTTGTCGGTGATCATGCGTTTACGGCTGTTGAATGATGCGCTCAAGGTCTTGGTGCTGAGCTCGCAGCCGGCAGGACTGTTTTCCACGCGGTGCCGCCAGGCAGGCGCGGCGGGCTACGTTTGCAAGAGCGGAGACCTTGGCGAGCTGAGCAGCGCGATTCAGGCGATAAAGTCCGGCTACGATTATTTTCCGAGCCTGACCGCCAGCTCCGTCAGCCATCGCGATGCTTCGGGGTCGGAAGTCGAGCGATTGAATTCGCTCTCGGACCGGGAAATCACTGTGCTGCGTCTTTTGGCGCTGGGGCACTCGAACAAGCAGATCGGCGAGGATCTGGCGCTCAGCAATAAAACCATCAGCTGCTACAAGACGCGCATCATGGAGAAGCTCAGGGTCCGCACCTTGGTCGATCTGGCGGAAATCGCCAAGCGCAATTCCTTCACCTGA